A genome region from Camelina sativa cultivar DH55 chromosome 10, Cs, whole genome shotgun sequence includes the following:
- the LOC104719245 gene encoding probable zinc metalloprotease EGY1, chloroplastic: protein MGTLTSVAFAAAVNIRFRSFHHRDNIKTTTTLPEWQKRLCFSCTEDSQRFRVVKCLGNDENSNRDNSVGENADTHKSSVVKTASRDEEDDETSNNSSSASSSSSSSNEFGSDKTSMPSTISPVDSSYSSFQIDSFKLMELLGPEKVDPADVKLIKDKLFGYSTFWVTKEEPFGDLGEGILFLGNLRGKKEDVFAKLQRKLAEVSGDKYNLFMIEEPNSEGPDPRGGARVSFGLLRKEVSEPGPTTLWQYVIALILFLLTIGSSVELGIASQINRLPPEVVKYFTDPNAVEPPDMELLYPFVDAALPLAYGVLGILLFHELGHFLAAVPKKVKLSIPYFIPNITLGSFGAITQFKSILPDRSTKVDISLAGPFAGAALSVSMFAVGLFLSTNPDAASDLVQVPSMLFQGSLLLGLISRATLGYAALHAATVSIHPLVIAGWCGLTTTAFNMLPVGCLDGGRAVQGAFGKNALVTFGLTTYVMLGLRVLGGPLALPWGLYVLICQRTPEKPCLNDVTEVGTWRKALVGTAIILVVLTLLPVWDELAEEVGIGLVTTF, encoded by the exons ATGGGGACTCTCACCAGCGTCGCTTTTGCAGCTGCCGTTAACATCAGATTCCGATCATTTCACCACCGGGATAACAttaagacaacaacaacactacCCGAATGGCAAAAGAGACTCTGTTTCTCTTGCACAGAGGACTCTCAGAGATTTAGGGTTGTAAAGTGTCTAGGCAATGATGAAAACAGTAACAGAGACAACAGTGTCGGAGAAAACGCAGATACCCACAAGTCTTCTGTTGTAAAAACGGCATCtcgtgatgaagaagatgacgagACAAGTAACAACAGTAGCTCTGCcagtagcagcagcagcagcagcaacgaGTTCGGTTCCGACAAGACTTCAATG CCATCAACTATATCGCCTGTTGATTCATCATACAGCAGTTTCCAAATAGACTCGTTTAAGCTGATGGAGCTTCTTGGACCTGAGAAAGTGGATCCTGCTGATGTCAAGTTGATAAAGGACAAACTTTTCGGCTATTCGACATTTTGGGTCACCAAAGAAGAGCCATTTGGGGACCTTGGGGAGGGAATCCTCTTTCTTGGGAACTTGAGAGGAAAGAAAGAGGATGTTTTTGCAAAACTTCAGAGAAAACTAGCTGAAGTTTCCGGCGATAAGTATAATTTATTCATGATTGAGGAGCCTAACTCGGAAGGACCAGATCCTCGTGGTGGTGCTCGTGTTAGCTTTGGTTTGCTTCGTAAAGAAGTCTCGGAGCCAGGACCAACCACACTCTGGCAGTATGTGATTgctttaatattatttcttttgacAATTGGTTCCTCTGTGGAGCTTGGAATTGCTTCTCAG ATCAACCGCTTACCTCCTGAGGTGGTAAAGTATTTCACCGATCCAAATGCTGTTGAACCACCTGATATGGAGCTCTTGTATCCATTTGTTGACGCTGCATTGCCTTTGGCATATGGTGTATTGGgaattcttttgtttcat GAATTAGGGCACTTTCTTGCTGCAGTTCCAAAGAAAGTAAAGCTTAGCATTCCTTACTTCATTCCAAACATTACACTCGGAAGCTTTGGTGCAATCACACAG TTCAAGTCGATTCTTCCAGACCGGAGTACAAAAGTTGACATTTCGCTAGCTGGTCCATTTGCTGGAGCTGCACTCTCAGTTTCCATGTTTGCTGTTGGTCTGTTCCTATCTACTAACCCGGATGCAGCTAGCGATCTGGTGCAGGTTCCCAGTATGTTATTTCAAGGCTCATTACTTCTTGGGCTCATCAGCAGAGCAACTCTGGGATATGC AGCGTTGCATGCTGCTACAGTTTCAATCCACCCGCTTGTAATTGCTGGATG GTGTGGTTTAACAACAACAGCGTTTAATATGCTTCCTGTGGGATGTTTGGATGGAGGCAGGGCTGTACAG GGCGCATTCGGGAAAAATGCGTTGGTTACATTTGGCTTAACAACCTATGTAATGCTTGGACTCAGAGTG CTCGGCGGCCCTTTGGCACTTCCTTGGGGACTCTATGTACTAATCTGCCAG AGAACACCAGAAAAACCATGTCTAAACGACGTGACCGAGGTTGGAACATGGAGGAAGGCCCTCGTCGGGACTGCAATAATCCTTGTGGTTTTGACGCTCCTGCCTGTATGGGATGAACTCGCAGAAGAGGTAGGCATAGGGCTTGTAACTACGTTTTGA